From the genome of Kluyveromyces lactis strain NRRL Y-1140 chromosome F complete sequence:
TTGGAAGGTTCCGTCATTGCTGTCGGTACCATGATTGCTTACTGGATTGATTTCGGTCTATCTTACGTTGACACTTCTGTTCAATGGAGATTCCCTGTCGCTATGCAAATTTTCTTCGCTATTCTATTGATGATTGGTATTGTTCAATTACCTGATTCTCCTCGTTGGTTAGTCGCTCAAGGGCGTCGCGAAGAAGCTATGTACGTCTTGGGTAAATTGGATGACTTGGATCCTAATGATGACCAAATTGTTGCCGAAGTCAGTACTATTCAAGACGCTGTTAACCGTTTCAAGCACCAAAAGAGATCTATGAAGGAATTACTACACGGTGGTAAGGGTCAAAACCTCCAACGTGCTTTAGTAGCTGCTTCAactcaattcttccaacaatttACTGGTTGTAATGCCGCTATCTACTATTCCACCGTGTTGTTCAAAAAGACTATCAAATTAGAAGACAGATTATCCTTGGTTTTGGGTGGTGTTTTCGCCACAATTTATGCTCTATCTACCATCCcatctttcttcttgattGAAACCTTGGgtagaagaaaattgttTATGTTGGGTGCTTTCGGTCAAGgttgttctttcttgattaCATTTGCCTGTTTGGTTCATGACACTACACAAAATGCTAAGGGTGCAGCCGTtggtttgttcttgtttaTCGTCTTCTTCGGTATGTCCATTCTATCTCTACCATGGATTTACCCACCAGAAATTGCTTCTATGAGAGTTCGTTCCATGACTAATGCCTTTTCCACATGTACCAACTGGTTGTGTAACTTTGCCGTTGTCATGTTTACCCCAATTTTCATTCAAGACGCTGGCTGGGGTTGCTACTTATTCTTCGCGTGTATTAACTTCCTCTATTTGCCagtcatcttcttcttctaccCAGAAACTGCAGGTAgaactttggaagaaatcgATATCATCTTCGCCAAGTCTTACACTGATAAGACTGCTGCATGGAGAGTCGCTGCCAACTTGCCAAAACTATCTCTTGCTGAAATCGAAGATCACGGTAACGCGTTGGGTCTATACGATGACGATctagaaaaggaagatgaaTTAGAAGAAGACGTTGACAGCAAGGAACAATCTCATCCAGGTTTCtctttgttccaaagaaaaaagtcTTCTAAGAACGTTACTGAAAATAATGCTGAAAAGTCCGATGCAACTGCTAACGATAACACTCAAACCCCATCCAGTAACGAATCTAACGAACAAAACTAAACATCATCATGCAGTTAATTCAGTAACAATGTCAAATAATTTTGCTCGACGTACCATCTTAATTTCTGTATCAGGGATGAGATATGATAAATTTTAATGAATAGTGGTACAGTAGTACGCGTACCCTTCAACATTCACATTCCAACCTTTCACTAATAGTATATTAATTAATACCATAATATTCTCTATTGTTATGTTTAGAGTCTCTTCCTTGACATATCTAACCCAGAAGCTTCAGATGCTTTTCGTTTGACTACAGGAAGAGGTGATATTCTGTTCCaataatattcaattgTCCAATCATTTACTGGAAATATGTACATTGTTAATCATAGAAGTATACCAAATCATTTTATTCGCATGCGAAGACTCTTCCAATACAAGCACTTATCAGGACACACTTCGCATGATCTTCTCCATAAGTTGGTGTGTTGATGTGGTTGaccttttatttttttcttccttgatTCTCCCCTCATCGCTATTAAATGCCTATAGagaaataaaagatgaGATTTTCCGGAATTAAACTTCTAAAGCACGAGAAAGCCCTTTTCTGCTATGGCTGGTTCTATGTATTATATACCGAAAGAAGACATAAATCTaaacatcatcaacagTTTAAAGAAGCTTGAATAGCAAACCGGACTTGAATCAAGCCTTTAATTTAATCAACAGAGCAGTACTTTATACTCTTTCGTTTGCGTCTACCGAACTGGAATCAATGTTCTTTGAAAGCATTTCGGTGCGTGGtagcttcttttttttcaatatttttcaCACTAAGCAGCTTTTACTATGGGATGatgaatatcaacaaattctGAATATTTTTATCTATAGATATCGATCTTGACATTAAGAGTCATACTGAATATGTTaatgaaactgaaactTGTATAAAAACAACCCATTGGTTTCATAActttttttgtttccattAAACAGATTGAGCATCGGTTAGAAATTGTGCTTCTGGAAAAAGCCATTTGTGGAGTAACTCTATAACGGAAAACCACGCATATTATTTAACGATGAAGGTCACTTTTTCGCTTATGCAGAAGGCATCAAAACAGATAGATAAGTTCGCATTGTACGTTCCCAAAAGCGGCGTGTTTCCTAAGGGATTCAAAGTAGCCACTCAAGCTACTGGTGTCAAGAAAAATGGCAATTTAGATCTAGGTATCATTAGAAATGTTAATACATCTCGTCCATCGAGTGCTGCTGCTGTGTTTACTACAAATAAATTCAAGGCTGCTCCAGTTCTTGTATCTAAAGAAGTATTGGAAGTTACTGGTGGTGAGAATGTTGATGCTATTGTGGTTAACTCTGGATGTGCTAATGCCGTTACTGGGGAAGTCGGTTTGAAAGATGCCAGGGAAATCGCTGGTGTGGCTAATCAAAACTTGGGTAAACAAAATGCCACTTTGGTCATGTCCACTGGTGTCATTGGGCAAAGATTATCAATGGATAAGATTGTACCAGCTCTATCGCAACAATTCGAAACCAATGCgttcaaagatgatttcGAATCCTGGTTGAATCTGGCCAGGGCGATTTCCACCACCGATACCTTCCCAAAGCttatttcttccaatttcaaattggCCAACGGTACTGAGTATACTCTTACCGGTATTGCTAAGGGTGCCGGTATGATTTGCCCTAACATGGCTACATTGTTGGGATTCATCGTTACCGATTTGCCAATCACTCCATCTGCATTGCAAAAAATGTTGCGTTCCGCCACTGATCGTTCCTTTAACTGTATTTCAGTAGATGGTGATATGAGTACTAACGACACTATCAGTATGCTTGCCAACGGTGCTGTCGATACAGCTgttattgatgaaaacagtCAGGATTTTGTTCAAGTACAAACTCAAGTAACAGAATTTGCCCAACGGTTGGCACAATTAGTTGTCCGTGATGGTGAAGGATCCACCAAATTTGTTACTGTTAACGTCAAGAACGCcttgaatttcaaagatgctAAGATTATAGCGGAATCTATTTCTAATTCTATGTTGGTTAAAACCGCTTTATATGGTCAAGACGCTAACTGGGGCAGAATTCTTTGTGCTATTGGATACGCTAAATTGGACAACCTACAATCTTTAGATGATAAAAAGATCAATGTGTCCTTTGTTGCTACTGATAATTCGGAACCAAAGGAGTTGAAGCTAATCGTTGATGGTGTACCACAacttgatattgatgaagcAAGAGCATCTGAACTTTTGGCACAACAAGACTTAGAAGTACTAGTTGATCTCGGCACTGGTTCTGAAGAGTGTCAATTCTGGACTTGCGACTTGACTCATGAGTACGTGACTATCAACGGTGACTATCGTTCGTAAGTGTTTAGCCTTTTACTGCATTAAATCACTTATAATATGTCTATAGGACATTCCAGATGAAACTTTCATAATCTTGTTATTAAACTTAAGTAAACTATTGAATTGTGACTTTATCACTTAAAAACTCTGAAAACGCATGAGCTTCAAAGATAGtaactttgaaatattgtCGCTTTGGAAGTACTTTCAAAAGCTCAACAATTTCGGGGGGAATGGGGTCTTCATTGGCtttgaattttttgaaagcttGTCCGTCTTCCTCCTCTCGCATTGTGCGTTTGAGATTATTAGAGCCACGATCCAAGGCGATTGCTTCAGGCATGACATCGCGGACCATATAATCTAGCTCTAGCCTTTGCAGATAATTAACATCGAGCACCTTATATTTGTTGGTGAATTCTTCTAACTTGTTCACTTCAGGAAACTTCTCAAAGAATctcttttccaaagttCTCACACTATTTAGAGAACCAACCTTagattcaaagaatataaCTTTTTGGAagatcatcttcaaaaggTGAGAATCTGAGATTTTGTCAATACTACTCTCAAACAAAGATTTGACTTGAGATTCTTCATTGACATAGATAAGGAAGTCCAGATATTTGTTAATATACTCACCATCCGTAGCAAAATATTTAAGTCCCAATTCTAGAACCTTGCACGCAGTTTTGGTATCCTTGCTGATGTGGTACTCGATATATGCGTTCTCCAAGTAAATATCGGGTGTTACAAGTTTTTTTAACCTACGGCATTTGCCAAAGATTTTACGAGACGCTGCAAGACCCTGTATCCTCTTCATTGTATTCATGTATACGCAGTATACGTATGTTAGTTTTGATTTCAGCTGGTTGATAGCACTTTCGTTTGTTGGATCATCTTCCATAAGTGCTGCCAAATCAAGATGTATGCGGTCAATACACGATAATATTGTGGTTTCTATCTCTGGTATTTTGGTATTTAACTCGTACTGTTCTGAAAGGCTGAAAGCCAATACTGCAGAATTTGGTATGCATTGCTGTCCTAACTTCAAGTACTTAGTAATAACAGTAGAATCAGTATTTTTCTCGCCTTGATAGTTTGCCATATTGAACCAAATTTCAGGTGCAAAGCAGACATGCTGCGCTGCCTgcatatatacatatgtCATTCTGGCCTTGTGAAGGTCATCTGATAGTTCCAACTTGTTGTCTGATTCCCAACGAATCCATTCCAACCATATAAGTAATTGCTGAACATCGTACTCGTTGGGTTTCGGAAGATTGGATTCAGTGGCTTGATTTAACGTAATTGgtaaatttcttttcaatcCTTTCGTGATGTTCAACCAGTCCTGATACAAAGATCTCGCATTCATATACTGGGCAGACAGCTCTCCGATGTGTCTACGAGCAGTAAGCTGATTAACATCCTGTTCCCACTGAGTATATCTTTGCCACATAGATTCCAAACAGTCCATTGGTTGACATAATAGAGTCTTGTATAATTTCCTTATATACTGAACTCTCTGTTGCTCCTCAAACTTGTTGACAGGCTTCCAATGCTCTAAAAAGTGAAGGTATTCATTCCAAAATTGTATTGATTTTGGTTCGAAAATGGCACACTTATCTACCACGACTTGGAAAGCCTGAATTACGATGTTTCTCGCTTCTTCACCGCCGGTGATAATgtcattcttctttctcacATAAGTTATATAAGATAACCATAAAGAGAGATCATTGTTCCCCAACTCTTTGGATAAACAGCGAGCTAGCACCGGTTCAATTACAGCAGCATCTAGCTCTTCCatcttatcaaattcaaggCTCAATCTCATACACCAAATATTGGCCATTAATGGGAATCTGTCATGCAATTTGTCGAACGTTTCATAAACCTGTTTCCACTGCTTCAATGAGACGTGGTGTTTAAGTAGCTTCACATACAGAAAAATATCTGTAGGTTGCTCTTCGATCATATCATTTAGCTTCCCAATAACATCTGACTCATCTCGTACCCTACTTGTGGGGCGTAGAGATGTTGATGTATTGCTACTACTTGGAAGTGGATCTGGCGTAGCTGTACCGTCTGACATATCTCTTTTAATGTCCAGATGACGTCTTAGAAAGATTTCTAATCCCTTTTGATGTCAATACGTCAATTTCAGCTGAAGATTTTACTGGTCTAAAAAGTGTTTTCTTTATAAGCAGCTGAGTCTCAGCTCTAATCCATGTTTATGGTCGTTCCAATCCATACTAAGTTCTTTTTAAATATGTACATCTTGGCTTTTCTGCATAATCAGACTAGAGATTATTTTGGATTTTTGACAGCGATTACTGGTACTACTTTAAAGGAGGGTAACTCTATCGCATCTTGCAATGAAGTTTAGTGGAAGTAGCTTGGAACAGTTTGAGATTTGAATGGAATCATCGACCAGAGAGTAGCTGTTGTGTGACACAGGCCATGCGCATAACATTGAAGACGATATAAGCGAGTTTTTTGATGACTCAATTTGTGCAGAGTATTAAAATTCGATGAGTGGTTCGAAAGTTTTGCATTTATGGGGGCTCAATGGAGAGCCTTCTCTAGTTTCTCCAGAAAGTATTGCATTATGTTGGTTGTTGAAGGGGGGGTATGTTGCCAGTGGAACGGTCCAGGTAGTTTATTCGAATAACACAGATCTCTCGCCAACGGGTGAATTGCCTATATTGATTGATACTTCTGCTAAGATAACGGTTGGATTGTATTCGATCATTGAACACTTGGTTCATGACAATGATGTGAAGTTACTTTCCTCTGCATTGTTGCAGTTCATCtctgaagaattgaagacaTGCACCATGTATCAGTTATATTTGAATCCAGTCAATTATAACGAATACACAAGTAAGATATATTCGTACCTATTGCATTGGCCGTTCTGGTATAACACTCCGTTGAGTGCTAGGAGCCGTGCCAGGGAATTATGTCGGGATATTATGGTTACAATCcctgaagatgaagaaaatgaaagcACAAGCAATCACCAAGATGAATTGAGTGAGAAAGCCACTGAATTAGCTCAATCTAAGGTATTTAAAATTACAAGAGATAGCAAAAGGCAGCAAACCaagaaacttcaagaaCTAAAGAATAACTCTAGGTTCACAACGAAACTGGACAACGTTCTTACAAATTGGGAAAGTGCAAGACAATCTTTGGCATCAGCTGTATTACCTGCAGATTTAGTACTTGTAGCTCATTTAAAGGTACAGATGGCCTTACCTCAAGGTGACCTGTTAAGATCGCATTTAAGAAATCAATATCCTAGTCTTTACGATAAGGTTAACGAACTCATAGAGAAATATGATAACTCACCAGTACCAAACAGGGATCCAACGTTTAGCGAAAGTGGGAACGTGGTAACGTCAACATGCTATTTTTTGAGAACGTTTGTCTAGCGTATACATAAAATTAATGATTTTACAATTCGAACAGGTTAGCTTTTAGGAAACGctccttttcaatttttcttggGCTTCCTTAAGCCTTTATAAATAAAGTAATATACAACTGTACCATCATCATTAACAATCCCCAAGGTTAACCTTTTGATCATGTCCGGAAGCCGGGAAAATATATGGTCCAAACTCTTCATCGAGAAACCACTATTTTTATATTGATGCATTAGTATAGGATAAACGTACTCTTTTCCGTCACTTGGTATATCCTCGCTGTTGCTAGCATCGgcatcattatcattatcatcattgGTTAGTCTATGAGATGGCTTCCCACAAACTATTGGCACATCTTCGAAATTTATAATCTCCGTCTCCGTCCATAATTGCTGGTAGACTAAATTAGTGTAAACCACATCACAAAGCGCAGCATTCATGCTAACCATATACAACCCTACAAAACACACTACCGTTCCTGGAGTATTGGTGGCTATCTAATTGCCATCCcatcagaatcatcagTGTGaactcatctcatctttttGTCCGTTCACACAGAAAAGCTCCCGAGTTGTATTTTTCCAGCTTCAAAGATGTATAAAAATGCATCAAACAATGTAGAAAACATCTGGAAATTTCAAACATCATTAATTCAAGTATTTAGAATAAAGGTGATTTGAATTGTGAGTCTCCTCTGCAAACTGTGACATTTGAAGTCTGTTTTTATATTGCAGTTGACTACTTAGCTCAATTACTTTCGCAGAATGATTTTAGCATCCTGGTTGGTCTTTTCGCTGTTATTCTTACTTGAATCTGCGCTAGGATACAGAAATGTGATCCAGCCAAAGCATACTACTACCACATCAGAAACCCCAAAACCATGGATGCGTACCATTTATGGGACGCAGCCTGAAATTGTGACTCCTACTGTGATTGCTGGTGTGACTTTCGGGCATCCACCAAAAGTTACTCCAGATCCATTGGAAGCCTGGGTTTCATTAAAGAAAGATGGTTCTCCACAGACCATAAAGCCCCAAATCAAGAACGGCCGTACAAAGAACCCATCACCTGATTATGGGACATACTTTAAGACTGCTTCAGTTACAACTTATTCCGAAGAACAGTTAATTGAGATGGGTATAGATCCTGAAGGTCCACATGAAGAGGAAGTACTTGCGGATGAGGACCTTACCTATTTATCATTGAACCCTGTTATCAGATGTACTCCTGACCGTTACTTTAACAAAGGTTTGGCTAAGGACGAAACTAGTGCACCATTCTGTACCCCAAAAGAAAACGCCGATTTGAAAGTTGATAAGACATATTTTGTGTCATGGTTCACTAGATTCTTCGAAAATGATGACGGTGTgaaggaagatgaagttCGTGTTCATTTATCATACGTCCAGGAGAAAGCTCATGATAAGGGATATGCcaaaagagaaatgaaGGCTACGTTTTTCTCCAGTGAATGgttgaaaaatcttgaCGGTATGTATCCTTTGGAAGTAAGGGAAGAGTGGCTACAGGGATCATATAATAAAAAGGTAGTTGTTTCTGTTCAGCCTAAGAGTGTTCCAGACGATGAATTCGATCCATTGGAACATGGTGTTGTAATCAACATTATCTTGGGTTCCAAAGTGTTCAAAACTACCAAAGAACAATTGGCCCTAGAGGATCAAGGTATTACTGACGATACTTGGTACTATGTTGCAATGACCATCCCAACAGCAGTATTATTTGCAGTTGTTTTCATGTACTTCTTCGTACAACTTAATGCTAGATACAGAGATTTTAGCGATGTTAAAAGAGACGcattgaatcaaaaacgTAGAGTCATTGGTAAGTTCAAAGATATGAAAAAATACAAGAACATCAAGAATCACAAATATGACGAACTCCCTCTACACAAAAGTAGTAAacaaagttgaaaagtaaCGAACGAATATGTATTTACTCTATATAAATTTTGTATAGCTAATATTTTATGTGCAGTTTGAACATTTAATAATCAAAATTGACATTAGTCACCAAAATGAAAAAGCTGTTAAGAATAAGTTAAGAATAAGTTGAGAACGATGTAAACTAGCCCTTTAAACTTAACGAACTATAAAAGACAATCTTCAGTGCTTGAACTCATGAATATACAATAACAAATGCTATAAACCTATTCACCTgtagaagaaaaatatcTTTTCATATCCAATTCTCCTTGGCCGCTACTTCACAGATTTTTTCCAAAGTAGCTACTCGAGGATCAGGCTTTCTAGGCTCTTTGTCTAGTCCATCCTCAGGATCAATGACTTCGATATCAAGACTACTTGACTCATCCGGCAAATCCTCTATATAGTAAAAGAACGgttcaagaacaaacattattttccaaaagtCAACTGAACCGCAGTTTGCGAACAGCACATCGATCAAACTAGGTAGATAAACCAGCTCAATATACTCTTCCGCACAGCATACAAACTGATCCAATTGGTAATCCTGTTCCTCTACACTCAAAGTAGAGTACATCTCCGATAATAAAGTCAATTCTTTGCTTATGGTTTTTGGAATATCTTGTCTTGCCTTCCAAAGAAGCTTCTGAGCATTAGCTAATTTGACTTCCacattatcattatctgAGCTCGATTTACTATCGAGCATAAAGCCGGAATTCTCACTCTTTTCTATCAAGTCGTTGTATTCATTGTACAAAGAAATAATTTTCATCATAGGTTTGTACAACTGTTGACATACTTTTCTCTCTGATTTCGGTATGATAACCCTTTCCAGATAATGATTAATCAAGCCTTCCATGAAATTAGCCCATATAGAACTGTAGACGTAGTTTTCGTCATAAAGTGTCTCAtcaaaattcttcttgatattcTCTCTCATCACATTTTCTAACAAAGTACAGAACAattttggttctttcttgatattttttgGCTCCACTTCTTCCTCATAATCCGAGCTATTCGGCTTACCATGTTTGTCCAACCAATAGTCTGGGCCGCCTCGTTGTGAGAGTGTTACTAGCAATAGAAATAGTTTTAATTTATCCATTGGCCTGATCAATTTTAGTACTACATTATCAGAAATCTTCGAAACATCATGATTGATCTTTCTGTGAATGCATGATATGAATGAGTGTATGATACGTGCTGTCCTCTGGCCATAATTGGTGCTTAAATACTCCATGGATGTTACAGTTTTATAATTTGTGTCTTGGAACCTCAAATCTCTAGTAAATTGAAACTTGTATCGCACTTGTTTGCGCGGCTTGCGAGTTGCGTGTGGCACACGAGCTTCTGCGGACATTATCACTATATCCTGTACGTTGTCGAGTTTCTGTAACTTGCTAAGGGTAAGGCCAGCCACTTGTCACCTTTACAAATTCCTTCAGTGAATGTTGATGTCTTCCAAGTTTTCAACACACTTTTGCAGTATCAAAAAGTGAAATTTCAATAGTTTTGTAAAGGAAAAAACAAGATAAACCAATAATGACAAACCCACCGTTAGCATGTATGACAATACTGAAATTTTATACTGAAATATCCAAAAAGAGTTTATTGGATAGAAGATAAATCGTTTCAGGTTAATCAATGAACTACAGTTTTGTCTTAACAGTAATGTGAAATTTCATACACGGCAAGTTATTGTCAACGTGAGTGCACACTAAAACGGCTAAAAAGACgtaaaataaaaaatacATTACAAAATAATCTACTAAAGATATAGGCTGAACTGCAGTTCAATGGCAAAGTTCTGAATTAATGATAGATCTATGGAATTTCCTTgtttattatatttatagGAAAAGTATAGGCACTGATCGAATGAATTGGGGGTTTGGAAGGATAATATTAGTTCATTAAACGACATGAGGTTTACTCAATGTTTTTAGATGTTCTGGAAGAATCTTCATCCGAGTTGATATCAGAAACGTCGACCTTTTCGACGGCATCTGGATCCATACCTAAGTCTCTgattatttcttcttctgacTTCTTAACACCCATCAAACCGTAGGTTGATAGGGAAATTAAACCAAGAACACCTGCTAGACAGGAAAAGGTCATAGCAACAATACCCTTAGCAGTGAAACCATCTGGAATGTTAGCCACTTGAACGTTTTGACCGACTAGATCCAAGAAATCGTTAGTGTTTCCTGCAGCGTTACCTTCCCAAGAAAGACCGACATTTTCGCAGACTTGCTTGTGGTTATCAGTCAATTGTTGGGATTCAGTGTTTTGCATTTCTTCTGGTGCTTCAATCAACAACAATGCAAGACCTTGCTTCAAATGCCATTCAATGTGACAATGGAAGAACCAAACACCTGGATTGTCGGCTTTGAAACGCAAGACTATACTGGATTGTGGATTCACGTAAACGGTATCTCTCATCATTGGGTAATCTGGGAAAGGATTGTGGTCTTCTGGATCGAATGGATGAGGTCCTTCACCAATTGCATCATCGTAACCACGTTCTCTGTCaaccaattggaaaatgtgACCGTGTAAATGGAAAGGATGCTTACCAGTATCGTTGTTATTCAAGacaatttcaataatttcatCCTTTTTCAAGACGAAAGCATTTGTGTTGGTACCATAAACCAATGGATTTAGTGCATCTTTACCAGCCGACAAAGCAGTCATCAATGTTGGGACCTTTGGAGCAGTGAAAGTcaaattattgaagaaagcgTAATTGACaccatttttcaagttaTCCATGACCACATCAACGGTAATAGTATAATCAGGGTCTTCATACAATTCGACTTTATCCAATGGGGTCAAATAGAAATcatccaagaaatcatcTATGCTGTCTACATAGCTTTGTTCAGGCTTTTCTCCATCCTTGTCGTACATCATGTAAGAAGTAGCGTTCAACATCAAATCGTTAGGAATAACGTCTAACATGGTATCATCAAACTTCTGCATGATAGCATAGTTTTTAGAAGTGTCATTCTTAGTGTGAATCAAAACGGAGTAACGTTGTGCCACAGTGATGTAAAGCATAGAAGTTGTGTTTTTTTCAACGTAAACACCATCAACTTCAACGACAGTCATATCATGGTCCTCAATCCAAAAGTATTGTGAGACGAATCCACCAGTATTGACAATTCTCAAGAGATATGTAGTATCTGGTTCGACATTCCAGGTCATGTTTCTAGTGTTGTTAATGATCAAATTCTGAGGAATTGGTTCGGCACCAGTTGGGTTGTAAACGTTCATGAATTTGCGGTCAAGGGTATCGACATTGTCATAATACCATTCGGCAAGTTGCACAACGACTTCTTCGTCATAATCAAATGGCAAAGAATCCT
Proteins encoded in this window:
- the PSG1 gene encoding Psg1p (similar to uniprot|P36081 Saccharomyces cerevisiae YKL077W) — translated: MILASWLVFSLLFLLESALGYRNVIQPKHTTTTSETPKPWMRTIYGTQPEIVTPTVIAGVTFGHPPKVTPDPLEAWVSLKKDGSPQTIKPQIKNGRTKNPSPDYGTYFKTASVTTYSEEQLIEMGIDPEGPHEEEVLADEDLTYLSLNPVIRCTPDRYFNKGLAKDETSAPFCTPKENADLKVDKTYFVSWFTRFFENDDGVKEDEVRVHLSYVQEKAHDKGYAKREMKATFFSSEWLKNLDGMYPLEVREEWLQGSYNKKVVVSVQPKSVPDDEFDPLEHGVVINIILGSKVFKTTKEQLALEDQGITDDTWYYVAMTIPTAVLFAVVFMYFFVQLNARYRDFSDVKRDALNQKRRVIGKFKDMKKYKNIKNHKYDELPLHKSSKQS
- the AAN1 gene encoding Aan1p (similar to uniprot|P36083 Saccharomyces cerevisiae YKL075C Hypothetical ORF), yielding MSAEARVPHATRKPRKQVRYKFQFTRDLRFQDTNYKTVTSMEYLSTNYGQRTARIIHSFISCIHRKINHDVSKISDNVVLKLIRPMDKLKLFLLLVTLSQRGGPDYWLDKHGKPNSSDYEEEVEPKNIKKEPKLFCTLLENVMRENIKKNFDETLYDENYVYSSIWANFMEGLINHYLERVIIPKSERKVCQQLYKPMMKIISLYNEYNDLIEKSENSGFMLDSKSSSDNDNVEVKLANAQKLLWKARQDIPKTISKELTLLSEMYSTLSVEEQDYQLDQFVCCAEEYIELVYLPSLIDVLFANCGSVDFWKIMFVLEPFFYYIEDLPDESSSLDIEVIDPEDGLDKEPRKPDPRVATLEKICEVAAKENWI
- the FET3 gene encoding ferroxidase FET3 (similar to uniprot|P38993 Saccharomyces cerevisiae YMR058W FET3 Ferro-O2-oxidoreductase required for high-affinity iron uptake and involved in mediating resistance to copper ion toxicity belongs to class of integral membrane multicopper oxidases), producing MKVSTHHFLPSLLVALWSWATVAQAATHTFNWTTGWGNYNVDGNFERPVITCNGEFPWPDLKVKRGDRIQVYLTNGFDDRNTSLHFHGLSQNGTNMMDGPEMITQCPIAPGDTMLYNFTIDDNDGTYWYHSHTGGQYQDGMKGTLVVEPEDSLPFDYDEEVVVQLAEWYYDNVDTLDRKFMNVYNPTGAEPIPQNLIINNTRNMTWNVEPDTTYLLRIVNTGGFVSQYFWIEDHDMTVVEVDGVYVEKNTTSMLYITVAQRYSVLIHTKNDTSKNYAIMQKFDDTMLDVIPNDLMLNATSYMMYDKDGEKPEQSYVDSIDDFLDDFYLTPLDKVELYEDPDYTITVDVVMDNLKNGVNYAFFNNLTFTAPKVPTLMTALSAGKDALNPLVYGTNTNAFVLKKDEIIEIVLNNNDTGKHPFHLHGHIFQLVDRERGYDDAIGEGPHPFDPEDHNPFPDYPMMRDTVYVNPQSSIVLRFKADNPGVWFFHCHIEWHLKQGLALLLIEAPEEMQNTESQQLTDNHKQVCENVGLSWEGNAAGNTNDFLDLVGQNVQVANIPDGFTAKGIVAMTFSCLAGVLGLISLSTYGLMGVKKSEEEIIRDLGMDPDAVEKVDVSDINSDEDSSRTSKNIE